The DNA segment GCGGGCTTCGCCGCCTGCTCCGCAGCGGCAAGGGTCTGAGGCTTCGTGCTCTCGGGACCATCGGCGAAGCTAGCCATATGTGCTCCAAAGCCCAGGGCCAAGAAGCCCAGAAAGAGCGAAACTCGGGGTAGGTATGTCATTGCCAACCTGCCTTCGGTAGTTCGCGTAGGCCGCACCCAGTACCCTCGGCGAGATGGCCTGTCGCACACCAGTAATGCATGAGAATTCGTCGCCAGAGGGCCCTTACCCTTTGGGTATCGAAGAGGGCTCTGCAGGCTATGGGGAGGGACGGCTGAACCTCGGAGAGAAACTCAGGTCGAAGAGATCCGCTTCGCACACAGGCAGGCAGGAGGACCACTATGCGCACCAACCCCGTGAAGAAGACGCTGCGTGAGGGCGGCACGACGATCGGTACCTGGCTGGGACTACCGGACCCCTTCGTCGCCTACCACATGGCCGGAGTGGGATTCGACTGGCTCAACGTAGACCTGGAGCACAGCCCGATCAACATCGAGACGGCAGCCCTGATGTTCCAGGCGATTGCGCAGGCCGGCGGCGTCCCGCTTGCCCGCGTTCCCTGGGCCAGCGGCGAGAACGTGAAGCGTGTGCTCGACGCCGGGGCCTGGGGTGTGATCTACCCGATGCAGAACACGCGCCAGGAGGTGGAGGACGCGGTCTCCTGGGCCAAGTACCCCCCACGCGGGTGCAGGAGTATGGGCGGATCGCTGCACGCAATGTCTTTCGGCGCCAGCGGGAGCGACTACTTCAACCGCGCCAAGGACGAGACGCTGGTCGTGATCCAGATCGAGCACATCGACGCCGTCGGGCGGCTCGATGACCTGCTCTCGGTGCCGGATATCGACGCGGTGTTCATCGGGCCCAATGACCTGGGAGCCTCCATGGGCCTCGCGCCCGGCGCCTACGTGACCGACCCCGAGTTTGCCGCAGCCGTCGACGAGATTCGCAAGGCCTGTGAGCGCCATGGCGTCGCACCGGGGCTGCACGTCTTCAGCCCGGAGGATGCTGTGCGCCGCCAGAAGGAAGGCTTCCGGTTTCTCGCACTGTGCAGCGAGACGCGCTTCATGACCGCCGGAGCTCGGGAGGCTCTGTCGAAGGCCCGCAGCCTCTAGGCTTCAGAGGCTGCGGGGAGTGTGCTAGCTGCGTGCCGGAGGTGGCGCCTGGGGTCCCTGCGGAGCCTGAGGCGCCTGCGGGCTTCTGGGCTGAGGAGGCACAACGGGTCGGTCGCCGAGACGATCGAGGAGGCCACCGTCGACGGTCAGCGTCGCCCCGTTCACGAAGGAGGCCTCCTCCGAGGCCAGGAAGCAGATGGCTGCAGCGATCTCGTCCGGCGACCCGAGACGCTTGAGAACCTGCATCTCACTCGTCCGAGGTTGCCAGGTCTCGCGGTCCACCTCCAGGTTCTTGCGGCCGTAGAGGCTGACGTCGATGGTTCCCGGGAGGATGCAGTTGAAGCGGATGCCCCGGGCACCGAACTCGACGGCAAGCCCTCGCGTGAGCCCGCAGATGCCGGCCTTTGAGGCTGCATAGGCCGAGCAGCCCGGAACCGTCGCCTCGGCATGGACCGAGGAGATGTTCACGACACTGCCACTACCGCTCTCGAGCATGCTACCGATGACCGCGCGACTCATCAGGTACATGCTCTTCAGGTTCGTCCCCACGACGCGATCCCAGAAGTCCTCTTCCATCTCGAGCAAGGGCGCGGCTCGGGTGATCCCGGCGTTGTTGATCAGCACGTCTACCCGTCCGAAGGCCTGCAGCGTCTCCTCGGCGACGCGACGGCAGTCGTCGCCGATACCCACATCGGCCTGAACAAACAGCGCATGTCCGCCGCCGTCCTCGATCTCCTGCGCAGTAGCTTGCCCGCCCTCAACGTTGTTGTTCGCCACGACGCAGACACTCGCTCCCTCACGGGCCAGTCGCAAGGCGGTTGCCTTGCCGATCCCTGAGGAGGAGCCTGTCACAATAGCGGTCTTCCCGCTGAATCTGCCGTCCACCGGTTACACCTGCCTGTCACAGACTGGGTTGTGCCGTCCTGCCTCGTCGAGTGCTCTCAGATCAGCTCTCGGAACCACTCCAGCGTCCGCTCGATCCCGGTGCGCAGGTCTGTCTTCGGCTCCCAGTCCAGGAGCTCCCGCGCGCGACTGATGTCGGGGCGACGGCGCTTCGGGTCATCCTCATGCAGCAGCGGCAGGTCGCACAGCTCGGACTTGCTCCCGGTGAGTTCAAGAACCAGCTCGGCGAAATCGCGGATCGAGGTTTCCGTCGGGTTGCCGATGTTGATCGGCCCGGTGTGCTCGGAGGTCATGAGCTGGTATAGCCCGTCGACCTCGTCCTCACAGTAGACGAAGCTGCGGGTCTGCCGGCCTCCTCCGTAGATGGTGAGAGGCTGGCCCGTAAGGGCCTGCATGCAGAAGTTGGAGACCACGCGACCGTCGTCGGAGCGCATTCGCGGACCGTAGGTATTGAAGATGCGCGCGATGTGAACCGGCACCCTGTACTTGCGGTGGAAGGCGAAGCAGAGGGCCTCCGCATAGCGCTTGCCTTCGTCGTAGACGGCACGAGGCCCGATGATGTTGACGTTGCCCGTGTAGTCCTCGCACTGCGGATGGACCTCGGGGTCTCCGTAGATCTCCGAAGTGGAGGCCTGGAGGAAGCCGGCACCCTTGCGCAGGGCGAGCTCGAGGAGATTGCGGGTGCCCTCGCTGCAGGCCCGCATGATCTCGATGGGTATCCGGTCGAAGTCAACCGGGCTGGCTGGACAGGCAAGGTTGACGACGTAGTCCACAGGTCCGGCGACGTCGATGAGCTTGCAGATATCGTGCTGGATGAAGTCGCAGCGGTCGGGTATGGAGCAGTCCTGCGCATTCCGGCGGGTACCGGTGGCGTAGTTGTCCAGAACCACGACGTCAAAGTCGCGGGACAGCAAGTGCTTTACGAAGTGGTAGCCAAGGAAGCCGGCTCCCCCGGCCACAACAGCTCTGGGACGCATTTGGGATCTTTCCTCCAAGGGTTCAGCAGGAGGGGCACCCTGCCCCTCTGCCCACACACCGCGCGACGCAGCGGCCATGCAACGTGCCCATGGCCGGAGGTCTGGCCAGTCAGCCTGGCGAAATACGTGTAGGTTGTACCACGTTCTGCGCTTGAGCGGTATACCCCTGTGCTGATATCCGTGACCGGAGGCCGTTACTCCCATGAGAGTCAGGATCGATTCGTCCTATGTCCACGGCGCCCTTTCGCTGGAGACCCTTGGCGACGCGGTGAAGCCCTGGCGTATCCCCTTCCCCCAGATCGGACTATTCCCCTCACCGGGCGACAGCATGGTGAACACCGCAGGAAACGCAGCCGGAGTCCGTGTGCGGTTCACCACGGAGGCGGATCGGGTTGAGCTTCTGTGCGATAGCTTCGGGGGAGTTCGCAGCTTCGACCTGACCTGCGGGGGCGATCTGCTGGAGACGGTGGTTCTGCCGGCGGATGCCGACACGGTCAGCTTCATGAAGCTGACCGGGAGTGCGGCGACCTACGAGATCTGGCTGACGCAGGTGGCCCCGGTGGTGCTTCGTGAGCTCGCGGTGCCCGAAGGCGCAAGTCTCGCGCCGGCCCCGGACGATCGCCCACGGTGGACCACTTACGGGAGCTCCATTAGCCATTGCGGAGCGGCGCACAGTCCGGCTCGCACCTGGCCTGCGACGGCTGCCAGAATCGCCAACCTGAATCTGACCTGCCTCGGCTACGGCGGGCAATGCCACCTCGACCCGATGATCGCGCGGATGATCCGTGACGTGCCGGCAGACCTCATCTCGCTGAAGGTCGGGATCAACGTCCAGGGCGGGTCAAGCTTATCGCCACGGACCTTCCGGCCGGCGGTCATCGGGATGGTGCAGGTAATCCGGGAGCGCCAGCCCATCACTCCGATCGTCATCGTCTCCCCGATCATCTCACCGCCGCGGGAGACTGCCGACAACGCCGTCGGCCTGAGCCTGACCAAGATGCGCGAGGAGCTGCAGGACGCTGTGCAGCGGCTGAAGGACTGCGGGGATGCCAACCTGTACTACGCGGACGGTCTCGAGCTCTTCGGGGAAGACTGCGTCGAGCCCTATCTGCCCGACCTGCTGCATCCCAACGGCGACGGCTATGAAGTGCTCGGCAGGAGGTTCGTGGAGCAGGTGCTGGACCGAGTGCCACTCAAGAAAGCCCAGGCTTGAGACCGTCGAGTACCCGGACACGCGGCAGGTGCCTGGAGGGTTAGTTGCGCGAGAACAGACCGTTCTTGCTGACGGTTCCCGGCTGGGTCTTCTCAGCCACTTCAAAGGCCGCGAGGAGTTCACGGTACTGCTCGCTCTCCTCGCGAAGCAACTCGCGTTCGTAGAGGAGACGCTCTGCGGCGGTCTCCACTTCGAGCAACTGCTGTCGCTGCTCCAGGGAGGCCGTCAGGTGCGCCGCAATCATATAGGATAGGCGCTCCGGGTCGTCGGGCACTGCAAGGTCGAGGGCGGGCATCCCCATCAGCTTCAGCACCGTCTCGATGTGTGCCGATAGCATCTGGCCAAGTTCCTGGCAGAGCTCTGAGGAAACCATGTGGTCACGCTGTTCGAACTCGAGCAGCGTGACTTCTGCTCTCAGCATGTCATCCTCGACCTCGACGCTGTCGACACGGAAGCGCTCCTGGCCGATCACGAGCGCCTGCAGCCCGGGCTCCGAAGGTGTGGTCCGCACCAGGCGGGCTGTTGTGCCGATGCGGTAGGGCTCAGCGATACCCCCGACCTCAGGGCCACGCCGGATTAGCGCGATGCCGAAGAGCTGCCCTGCCTCCTGGCACTCACGCACCATGCGCAGGTAGCGTTCCTCGAAGACTGCCAGGGGCATGGGCATCCAGGGGAATAGCACCGCATTCAAGGGCATCAAGGGTAACCGCACGGTTCCCACCTCCAACTGACCGCGTCCATCGACCGCTGGCTGCTTCCTCGGCAGACCAGAGGCCCTCCTGTCGCAATTCCAGACGGTTGCAGTATTGCCGCATAGACCTTTTCACAAACGGGAAGGAGGCTTTGGGTCTGGCGACGAACTACCCCGTATAGTAGCTTATGAGGAGTCTTCGCCATGTCTGATATGATTGATCGTGAGACGGCCCTGCAGCGCGCGAGAGAGCATATCTTCTCGATGGCGGTTAGCGACGCCGCAGCCGATCTGTGCGCGGCGAATCTCGCCTTTGGCCTCGCGAAGATCCACTTCGCCCAGTCCCATTTCGGCTTCCCTGCCGATGCTTCCTTCATCGGCACGCCGGACATGACGATCACCCGCAACAGTGGACGCTGGCGGGCCGGTATCGGCTATGGTGGTCGTCTGAGTTGGGGTGACGGCGATCGCGACCTGGTCGTTCTCGATGTGAAGCCAAACACCTGCGGGATGCTCATGGGCGGCCTGCGGGAGCGGCCTGACGCAGGGGCTCTGACCAAGCGCCTGCACCAACTGCAGCACCATCAGGTTACGATCAAGGGCGTGCCGATTGAGTGGGACTTCGGTACCGGGAACCACTTCATCGACGTGTTCGAGACCGACGACTCAAGCCCCGGGCGTGACCTGCCTCCCTATGCCTTCGTGGTACACGCCTCGGGTGCGGAGCTCCGAGCCGAAAGCTCGTACGGCCCTGGCTTGTACTGGGACGACAGCGCGGAATGGCAGCGACGCTGCGAGGTTCTGGACACTCCCTGGGGTCCCCTGCATCTGCTCCGCGGCGACGAGGCACGCCAGTACATCGACCTGTACTGGGAGACCGATGACTTCGCAATGAAGCGCCGGATGTTGGCCGCCGAGTCGTTGTTCGGCGATTTCGAGATCCTCGGCAACATCAACCACCAGGGGCTGCTCAATGACAATGAAGTCCTGCTTGGGTGCCAGACGACCAGCGTGCCGGAGAACCACTTGCTGGGTGTGATGGTGCGCGCCGATCGTCCGGCCTTCCTGCTCAAGGGTCTGCCGAACCTCACTGACGAGCATATCGATGCCCTGGGCTTCCGCGAGAGAGCCGAACGCTGGGGACTGATAGAGCGTCTGCGCGATGCCAACGTGATTCCACACGGGGCCGGGTACTCGCTACCCCATCTGAGCCGCGTCCGCCGGGTCATCGAGATCAACAACACCCGCTACTTCGAACTGGAGCGCGCAGGTCAGAACGACACCCAGATCATCAGCGAGCCGCGCGACCTCAACTGGGGCTACCGGGACGAGTCGGTGGTCGATCGAACCGTCGAGTGCGGTCTGGGTGAGGTTGCCGCCAAGCTGAACCCGCTGTTCGTCCTCAAGACGTGAGTTCGGTCGTCGTCAGCCCTGATCTGACTCCACTTCCCGTGGGTTTCCTGCTGCCGAGGCACGCGCAGAGTCGTCCTTCTGCGCACCGTTTGCGTCCGTTGCGGCGCGTGGTATCATAGGGGTCGTGTTGTGCCGGGACGGTGGAGGGCTGGTCGAGGCGTAGCCGACACGGGGTCTGCCGCCGGCCCAAAGAGGGGGACGCAGTTCCCTTCAGGAGTTGACCATGCGAGAGATCGCCCCTGAGACCATCACGGAAGCCGTGTCCGTGATGTGCCGGAACGCCAACTACGACCTTCCCGGGGATGTTCGGGCAGCCCTGCAGCGCGCTCGCGAAGAAGAGACCAGTGCCGTCGCAGTCGAGGTGCTCGATACCCTCCTACGCAACGCCGAGGTCGCTGCCGCCGAGAGACTTGCGATCTGCCAGGACTGCGGCGTAGCCGTCCTTTTCGTTGAGCTGGGACGCGACGTCCATCTCGGCGGCGACTTGTACGCTGCCATCAACGAGGGCGTCCGTGCCGGCTATGAGTCCGGGTACCTGCGCAAGTCCATGGTGCGGGATCCCCTGCGCCGCGACACCAACACGGGCGACAACACACCCGCCGTCGTTCATGTGCGGCTCGTGGAGGGAGATCGGCTCAGGCTCACCATTGCTCCCAAAGGGGGCGGCAGTGAGAACATGAGCGCGGTGTGGCTGCTGACCCCGGCGGAGGGTCGCGAGGGGATCTTGCGGCGCGTCACTGAGCGCATCGCCGAGGCCGGAGGCAAGCCTTGTCCCCCACTGGTTCTCGGTGTCGGAGTTGGCGGCACGATGGAGAAGGCTGCGCTGCTGGCCAAGGAAGCGCTGCTGCGCGAGGTTGGTGCGCCGAGTCCCCTTCCCGAGGTGGCTGAGCTCGAGCAGGAGCTTCTCAGCCGGGTCAATGCGCTGGGGATCGGTCCGATGGGCCTGGGCGGTCGCACGACGGCGCTCTCGGTCCACGTGGAGCGTCATCCGTGCCACATCGCCAGCCTGCCGGTGGCGCTGAACGTGCAATGCCATGCCGCTCGTCATCTCACTGTGGAACTCTGAGGGGGCCGAAGCGATCTGGTCGCAGCTCCCCTCATCTCACCTGATGGACACCTGCCATGAGCACGTCTCCCAAGTCCGTGCAGATTCCGCTCTCCGCAGAGGCCGTTCTCGAGCTTCACGCCGGGGATAGCATTCTGCTGAACGGTCCGGTGTACACGGCCCGTGACGCTGGACACAAGCGCATGTTTGACCTTCTCGACGCCGGGCAGGAGCTTCCCTTGCCGCTTCAGGGCCAGGCGATCTACTACTGCGGACCGGCACCGACGCCACCGGGACGGGCCATGGGTTCTGCAGGGCCGACCTCCAGCTACCGGATGGATGTCTTCACACCGCGACTGCTTGGTCTGGGGCTCAAGGCGACCATCGGCAAGGGTAACCGCAGCCTGGCCGTGCGCGAAGCCTGCAGGGAGCACGGTGCCGTCTACCTCGTCGCCGTCGGTGGGGCTGGTGCGCTGCTGGCTCAGCGTATCGTGGCCGCCGAGATCGTCGCCTGGGAGGACCTGGGCGCCGAGGCCCTGCGGCGACTGCAGGTACAGCAATTCCCGGTCATCGTGGCCTACGACGCCCACGGTGGCAGCGTCTTTCCGGGCGATGAGCCGCTCGGATAGTGAACTCTCGCTCACCGGCAACCGACTGATGGCAACTACCGTATCGTCGCTCGTCGCAAAGACCTTCTACTGGGCCGCCCAGATCTCCCTGCCGCTGGGCAAGCCGGGCATGAGGATTGCCCGGTCGCTGCTGGGCACAGCCCTGGTGTACGATCCCCGTCTCGATCGCGCTCGTGGCTGGCGTTCGCTCGTTGACGGGGCGTTGGCCCGTGAGCGCGGCGACCTCGAAACTGCCGTCGCTTCCCTGCGGGACGCCAGTGCGGTGCTTCCCGACAATGACGCCGTGACGGCGAACCTGGGGATTGCGCTGGCCCTCGCTGGTCGCTACGACGAAGCAGTGACCGTGATTGAGCGGGCCATGCGCGGGGACACCGACGTCACCGGCGAGCCGCAGATCTGGATGGCCCTGGCCTGGGCGCATCTGCGGACCGGTCGCAGCCCGAAGGCTCTCGAAGCCTGCGAACGGGCTGAGGAGAGCCGTGCCACCTCGGTTGATCTGC comes from the Armatimonadia bacterium genome and includes:
- a CDS encoding aldolase/citrate lyase family protein — encoded protein: MRTNPVKKTLREGGTTIGTWLGLPDPFVAYHMAGVGFDWLNVDLEHSPINIETAALMFQAIAQAGGVPLARVPWASGENVKRVLDAGAWGVIYPMQNTRQEVEDAVSWAKYPPRGCRSMGGSLHAMSFGASGSDYFNRAKDETLVVIQIEHIDAVGRLDDLLSVPDIDAVFIGPNDLGASMGLAPGAYVTDPEFAAAVDEIRKACERHGVAPGLHVFSPEDAVRRQKEGFRFLALCSETRFMTAGAREALSKARSL
- a CDS encoding SDR family NAD(P)-dependent oxidoreductase, yielding MDGRFSGKTAIVTGSSSGIGKATALRLAREGASVCVVANNNVEGGQATAQEIEDGGGHALFVQADVGIGDDCRRVAEETLQAFGRVDVLINNAGITRAAPLLEMEEDFWDRVVGTNLKSMYLMSRAVIGSMLESGSGSVVNISSVHAEATVPGCSAYAASKAGICGLTRGLAVEFGARGIRFNCILPGTIDVSLYGRKNLEVDRETWQPRTSEMQVLKRLGSPDEIAAAICFLASEEASFVNGATLTVDGGLLDRLGDRPVVPPQPRSPQAPQAPQGPQAPPPARS
- a CDS encoding NAD-dependent epimerase/dehydratase family protein gives rise to the protein MRPRAVVAGGAGFLGYHFVKHLLSRDFDVVVLDNYATGTRRNAQDCSIPDRCDFIQHDICKLIDVAGPVDYVVNLACPASPVDFDRIPIEIMRACSEGTRNLLELALRKGAGFLQASTSEIYGDPEVHPQCEDYTGNVNIIGPRAVYDEGKRYAEALCFAFHRKYRVPVHIARIFNTYGPRMRSDDGRVVSNFCMQALTGQPLTIYGGGRQTRSFVYCEDEVDGLYQLMTSEHTGPINIGNPTETSIRDFAELVLELTGSKSELCDLPLLHEDDPKRRRPDISRARELLDWEPKTDLRTGIERTLEWFRELI
- a CDS encoding SGNH/GDSL hydrolase family protein, whose translation is MRVRIDSSYVHGALSLETLGDAVKPWRIPFPQIGLFPSPGDSMVNTAGNAAGVRVRFTTEADRVELLCDSFGGVRSFDLTCGGDLLETVVLPADADTVSFMKLTGSAATYEIWLTQVAPVVLRELAVPEGASLAPAPDDRPRWTTYGSSISHCGAAHSPARTWPATAARIANLNLTCLGYGGQCHLDPMIARMIRDVPADLISLKVGINVQGGSSLSPRTFRPAVIGMVQVIRERQPITPIVIVSPIISPPRETADNAVGLSLTKMREELQDAVQRLKDCGDANLYYADGLELFGEDCVEPYLPDLLHPNGDGYEVLGRRFVEQVLDRVPLKKAQA
- a CDS encoding LON peptidase substrate-binding domain-containing protein, which codes for MRLPLMPLNAVLFPWMPMPLAVFEERYLRMVRECQEAGQLFGIALIRRGPEVGGIAEPYRIGTTARLVRTTPSEPGLQALVIGQERFRVDSVEVEDDMLRAEVTLLEFEQRDHMVSSELCQELGQMLSAHIETVLKLMGMPALDLAVPDDPERLSYMIAAHLTASLEQRQQLLEVETAAERLLYERELLREESEQYRELLAAFEVAEKTQPGTVSKNGLFSRN
- a CDS encoding fumarate hydratase, which produces MREIAPETITEAVSVMCRNANYDLPGDVRAALQRAREEETSAVAVEVLDTLLRNAEVAAAERLAICQDCGVAVLFVELGRDVHLGGDLYAAINEGVRAGYESGYLRKSMVRDPLRRDTNTGDNTPAVVHVRLVEGDRLRLTIAPKGGGSENMSAVWLLTPAEGREGILRRVTERIAEAGGKPCPPLVLGVGVGGTMEKAALLAKEALLREVGAPSPLPEVAELEQELLSRVNALGIGPMGLGGRTTALSVHVERHPCHIASLPVALNVQCHAARHLTVEL
- a CDS encoding FumA C-terminus/TtdB family hydratase beta subunit gives rise to the protein MSTSPKSVQIPLSAEAVLELHAGDSILLNGPVYTARDAGHKRMFDLLDAGQELPLPLQGQAIYYCGPAPTPPGRAMGSAGPTSSYRMDVFTPRLLGLGLKATIGKGNRSLAVREACREHGAVYLVAVGGAGALLAQRIVAAEIVAWEDLGAEALRRLQVQQFPVIVAYDAHGGSVFPGDEPLG